One Euphorbia lathyris chromosome 1, ddEupLath1.1, whole genome shotgun sequence DNA segment encodes these proteins:
- the LOC136231506 gene encoding protein EARLY FLOWERING 5 gives MKTTKGGKVMNPTDAYRKELRKKELKRNKKERKKVREVGILKKDPDVLKEQIDKLEMMKADGALDKARKHKKRQLEDTLNLVMKKRKEYEDKMKEKGETPVMFSHLGPPRRRTSAEEEERVKHPKPEDSVYFHPTLNPTGAPPPGKPPMYKSSIGPRIPLSAAASSMTESEDGALAVPPPPPPPPLPEGSNLDSGENSAVPASLPLPPPPPMPPTPPAPASGVSLPLPPLPPPPPGPPPKDQVASRTLLPPPPPLQQSAQPPPPGTDEIERERNSSVMSDEPASKEMTQVPVVLPPPPPPPPGMALRSAGNQSESDSSETGANNPTASNDNAKMVPPPPPPPRQQPPVPTVNLIPTLHTDVLPPGVARLPPPPPPSMRTPVVAPGLPGQVAPPGMMVPLMPRPPFGPPPGLPPMMRPPLPPGPPPTFQEDARPFVPQKPSYVKSAASTVVKRPLAQHTPELTSMVPASVRVRRETAVSKPKPKQTNSAAAPAATIVPVVPPLVKPESANLTSGSKGKSIDDSYMAFLEDMKALGALDS, from the exons ATGAAGACAACTAAAGGAGGCAAAGTTATGAACCCTACTGATGCTTACCGGAAGGAGCTCCGCAAGAAGGAATTGAAACGG aacaaaaaagaaagaaagaaagtaagGGAGGTGGGCATTTTGAAAAAGGATCCGGATGTGCTAAAGGAGCAGATAGATAAGTTGGAAATGATGA AGGCTGATGGTGCTTTGGACAAAGCAAGAAAACACAAGAAGAGGCAACTTGAGGATACACTTAATCTTGTCATGAAAAAGAGAAAG GAATATGAAGATAAAATGAAGGAGAAGGGTGAAACTCCAGTCATGTTCAG TCATTTAGGACCACCTCGGAGAAGAACATCtgctgaagaagaagagagagttAAACATCCTAAACCTGAA GACTCTGTCTACTTTCACCCTACACTGAATCCTACTGGAGCTCCACCTCCAGGAAAGCCTCCTATGTATAAGTCATCGATAG GGCCTAGGATTCCATTATCCGCTGCTGCATCCTCAATGACAGAATCAGAAGATGGTGCATTAGCAgtacctccacctcctccgcCCCCTCCTTTGCCAGAAGGTAGCAATTTGGACTCTGGAGAGAACTCTGCTGTACCTGCTTCTTTGCCTCTACCTCCTCCCCCTCCAATGCCACCAACTCCTCCTGCACCAGCCTCGGGTGTCTCGCTGCCTCTTCCGCCTCTGCCTCCGCCTCCTCCAGGCCCACCACCCAAAGATCAAGTTGCAAGTCGCACTTTACTTCCACCACCTCCGCCGCTTCAGCAGTCTGCACAGCCACCGCCACCAGGCACCGATGAAATTGAAAGGGAGAGAAATTCATCTGTTATGTCAGATGAACCAGCCTCCAAAGAGATGACGCAG GTGCCTGTTGTGCTCCCTCCaccacctcctcctccacctGGAATGGCCCTGAGGTCAGCTGGTAATCAGTCTGAAAGCGACTCATCTGAAACTGGTGCAAATAATCCAACAGCAAGCAACGACAATGCTAAAATGGTTCCtccacctcctcctcctccgagACAACAACCTCCAGTGCCAACAGTAAATTTGATCCCTACATTGCACACTGATGTATTACCACCAGGAGTAGCACGTTTGCCTCCACCACCCCCTCCAAGTATGCGGACACCGGTCGTTGCTCCTGGACTTCCTGGCCAAGTGGCCCCTCCAGGAATGATGGTTCCATTAATGCCAAGACCTCCTTTTGGTCCTCCTCCCGGACTGCCCCCAATGATGAGGCCACCACTTCCACCCGGCCCCCCACCCACCTTTCAAGAAGATGCTAGGCCATTTGTACCTCAGAAGCCATCTTATGTGAAATCTGCTGCATCTACTGTAGTTAAGAGGCCACTAGCACAGCACACTCCGGAACTTACATCCATG GTACCTGCCTCAGTTCGTGTACGGAGAGAAACTGCTGtctcaaaaccaaaaccaaagcAAACAAATTCAGCAGCAGCACCAGCAGCGACCATCGTTCCAGTAGTTCCTCCCCTTGTTAAGCCAGAGTCTGCTAACTTGACATCAGGGTCAAAGGGTAAGAGCATCGATGACTCGTATATGGCCTTTTTAGAGGACATGAAAGCACTTGGTGCGCTCGACTCTTGA
- the LOC136231522 gene encoding protein NUCLEAR FUSION DEFECTIVE 4-like — protein sequence MEMEMFNSKWIATVASIWIQCSCGASYTFGIYSSILKSTQDYDQSTLDTVSVFKDIGANAGVISGLLYSAVTLNRNRQRLGVFGAPWVVHAAGAIQCFFGYFMMWASVVGLIPRPPVPVMCLFMWIAAHAQTFFNTSNVVSGVHNFGDYGGTIVGIMKGFLGLSGAMLIQFYDTVCKGNPSTFILVLAVTPTFVSLLFMTLVRNYDTYSKDDKKHLNSFSAIALLIAAYLTINIIVENIFTMPFWLRVLTFSVLILLVVSPLGIALKAQRESSDSYAQSLLEERGYKSNLAVSSNSSTTENPTDYHPLPSGEGGEAKADHGSSSFEDMNLFHAMATVNFWLLFIAMICGLGSGLATINNISQVGESLGYTTIERNSLVALLSIWNFLGRFGAGFVSDIFLHRRGWARPLFMAITQALLATGHIVIASGFSKNLYLGSILIGISYGSQWSLMPTITSEIFGVGHMGTIFNTIAIASPLGSYIFSVRVIGYIYDKAAAGEDKTCVGNRCFMLSFLIMAAVALFGALVALVIFFRTRRFYQQIVLKRLHHS from the exons ATGGAGATGGAGATGTTCAATTCCAAATGGATCGCAACAGTTGCCAGCATATGGATCCAGTGCAGCTGCGGCGCATCCTACACTTTCGGCATATACTCCTCTATTCTCAAATCCACCCAGGACTACGACCAATCTACTCTCGACACGGTCTCCGTCTTCAAGGACATCGGAGCAAACGCCGGCGTCATTTCTGGATTGCTTTACTCCGCTGTTACCCTCAATCGAAATCGTCAAAGACTCGGAGTCTTCGGGGCGCCATGGGTGGTCCATGCGGCTGGGGCAATTCAATGTTTCTTTGGGTATTTCATGATGTGGGCTTCTGTGGTTGGATTAATTCCCCGGCCGCCGGTGCCGGTTATGTGTTTGTTTATGTGGATAGCGGCTCACGCCCAGACGTTCTTTAACACCTCAAATGTGGTTAGCGGTGTTCATAATTTTGGGGACTATGGTGGGACCATTGTTGGCATCATGAAG GGCTTTCTTGGCTTGAGTGGAGCAATGCTAATCCAATTCTATGACACAGTATGCAAGGGAAATCCGAGCACTTTCATTCTAGTACTTGCAGTGACCCCAACCTTTGTGTCTCTATTGTTTATGACATTGGTAAGAAACTACGACACATACTCCAAGGATGACAAGAAGCACTTGAATTCTTTCTCTGCAATCGCTTTGCTCATTGCTGCTTATCTCACAATCAATATCATCGTGGAGAACATCTTTACTATGCCATTCTGGCTTCGCGTTCTTACATTTTCAGTCTTGATTCTTCTCGTTGTCTCACCTCTCGGGATTGCTCTCAAAGCTCAGAGGGAGAGCTCCGATAGCTATGCACAATCCTTGTTGGAAGAGAGAGGTTATAAATCGAACTTGGCGGTCTCTTCCAATTCTTCTACAACAGAGAATCCTACAGATTATCATCCACTACCAAGTGGTGAGGGTGGAGAAGCAAAGGCTGATCATGGAAGTTCATCATTTGAAGACATGAATCTCTTCCACGCCATGGCAACTGTAAATTTCTGGTTGTTGTTTATTGCTATGATATGTGGATTAGGATCTGGCCTTGCGACAATAAATAACATAAGTCAAGTAGGAGAGTCTCTTGGATACACAACAATAGAAAGAAATTCCTTGGTTGCACTTCTAAGCATTTGGAATTTTCTTGGCCGTTTCGGGGCTGGATTTGTGTCTGATATATTCCTGCACAGAAGAGGGTGGGCGAGGCCGTTGTTCATGGCTATAACACAGGCATTATTGGCAACTGGGCATATAGTTATCGCCTCAGGTTTTTCTAAAAACTTGTATCTGGGTTCAATCCTTATAGGCATTTCTTATGGTTCACAATGGTCACTGATGCCTACTATCACTTCTGAGATATTTGGGGTAGGGCACATGGGTACTATATTCAATACCATTGCTATAGCAAGTCCTCTTGGGTCATACATTTTCTCTGTAAGAGTAATAGGTTATATCTACGATAAGGCAGCCGCCGGTGAAGATAAGACGTGCGTCGGAAATCGATGCTTCATGTTATCCTTTCTAATCATGGCTGCTGTTGCTTTGTTTGGAGCTCTTGTTGCTCTTGTGATATTCTTTAGGACAAGGAGATTCTACCAGCAGATTGTTCTTAAAAGGTTACATCACTCATAG